In candidate division WOR-3 bacterium, the following are encoded in one genomic region:
- a CDS encoding clostripain-related cysteine peptidase has translation MGSDLLKAVKTTGGWFFIPLLLMVHFAAGAQWTVGVYMCADNGMSEQAYDDLSEMMAVGSTSEVNIVVQIDNAERDTNPDCRRYYIKKERRELLANLGEVDMADTAVLSDFIRFLGERFPADNYFLIIWDHGNGWGAGYGPQRAVLIDESHGHMMGVAGGELRRALAQGTKRLGKRLTILGFDACLMSSIEVACEVFPYCDYLLASEALIPWDGFPYERFLSRLTARPTALPAEFLPEMCADYVAAHPFDDVCLSAVDMRQLERVLRLFPAVLSDSLDPRAPGFKLARLGVQTFPADAMSPPDVSDEQIDFIHLWELAPQTGTASLRSTLNPLIIANKVGGNLGNARGLATWFPYRYLGFKAKAAEYQTLVYADTVPWLPFLNTYFGLDDVKPTQPRLLSHRLGNRGDARLYWSRSYDLSPITYHLYQATQPVQVLLERCDSLGAWEADGWTISTRYAHSAPSALFSGSGPNLNSTLILREPLELTAGGLLSFYARYSTEETQDSLGNIRRDVCYVEFSPDRFSWQTLDSFYGSQESWQELRLLIPPTPRLFLRFRFQTNDAVNLLGVFIDDIRIERFASLRRALETKDTTGYLFNLARDTTGYYFMVMAIDSFGNRSNVSQFYPLKVKTWAEPYTKPAPFSDSCKLILDFPEDEKPDVFIYTLSGALVKRFPRVEAKEVFWNGRNEQGRELGDGVYLVMVQGKNFKKIGKIARVHTRR, from the coding sequence TTGGGTTCTGATTTGCTCAAGGCAGTAAAAACAACAGGGGGATGGTTTTTCATCCCCCTGTTGTTAATGGTTCATTTTGCTGCCGGTGCGCAGTGGACTGTTGGCGTATATATGTGTGCGGACAACGGGATGAGCGAGCAGGCTTATGATGACCTCAGCGAGATGATGGCGGTTGGCTCAACCAGCGAGGTAAATATTGTTGTTCAGATTGACAATGCAGAAAGGGACACCAATCCCGATTGCCGCCGGTATTATATCAAGAAGGAGCGGCGGGAACTTTTGGCGAACCTGGGCGAGGTTGATATGGCTGATACCGCAGTCTTGAGCGACTTCATCCGTTTCCTCGGCGAGCGTTTCCCTGCGGATAACTACTTTTTAATCATCTGGGACCATGGCAATGGCTGGGGTGCGGGTTATGGACCCCAGCGGGCGGTTCTCATTGACGAGTCGCACGGCCATATGATGGGCGTTGCCGGTGGCGAACTGCGGCGTGCGCTCGCACAGGGGACGAAGAGGCTGGGCAAAAGGTTGACCATCCTCGGCTTTGATGCCTGCCTGATGTCCTCAATTGAGGTTGCCTGTGAGGTTTTCCCCTATTGCGACTACCTTTTGGCATCAGAAGCCCTAATCCCCTGGGATGGCTTTCCCTATGAGAGGTTCCTCTCCCGGCTCACAGCCCGCCCGACCGCGCTCCCCGCGGAATTTCTCCCGGAGATGTGTGCGGACTATGTTGCCGCCCACCCTTTTGATGATGTGTGCCTCTCTGCGGTTGATATGCGCCAACTTGAGCGGGTTCTCAGGCTATTCCCTGCGGTCCTCTCCGACTCCCTTGACCCCCGGGCACCCGGCTTCAAACTGGCACGCCTCGGTGTCCAGACATTTCCCGCAGATGCTATGAGCCCGCCCGATGTTAGTGACGAGCAGATAGACTTCATCCACCTCTGGGAACTTGCTCCCCAGACTGGCACCGCCTCCTTACGCTCAACCCTCAACCCCCTGATTATTGCCAACAAGGTTGGTGGCAACCTTGGCAATGCCCGTGGTCTTGCCACCTGGTTCCCCTATCGGTATTTAGGGTTCAAGGCAAAGGCGGCTGAGTATCAGACCCTGGTTTATGCCGACACTGTCCCCTGGCTCCCCTTTCTCAACACCTACTTCGGTCTGGACGATGTCAAGCCGACCCAGCCCCGTCTCCTTTCCCATCGCCTCGGCAACCGCGGTGATGCCCGTCTCTACTGGAGCCGCTCCTACGACCTCTCGCCGATTACCTACCATCTCTATCAGGCAACCCAGCCGGTTCAGGTGCTATTAGAGCGTTGCGACAGCCTTGGCGCCTGGGAGGCGGATGGCTGGACGATATCCACCCGCTATGCCCATTCCGCCCCCTCTGCACTCTTCTCCGGCTCAGGACCGAACCTGAACAGCACCCTCATCCTCAGAGAGCCCTTGGAGTTAACTGCGGGCGGTCTTCTCTCATTCTATGCCCGCTACTCCACAGAAGAGACTCAGGACTCCCTTGGCAATATCAGGCGGGATGTGTGCTATGTGGAGTTCTCTCCTGACCGCTTCTCCTGGCAGACCCTCGACTCCTTTTACGGCTCCCAGGAGTCCTGGCAGGAGTTAAGGCTCCTTATCCCGCCCACCCCGCGGCTGTTTTTAAGGTTTAGGTTTCAGACCAACGATGCGGTTAACCTCTTAGGTGTCTTCATAGACGACATCAGGATAGAGCGGTTTGCATCCCTGAGAAGGGCGCTTGAGACAAAGGATACCACGGGCTACCTCTTCAACCTTGCCCGGGACACCACCGGCTACTACTTTATGGTTATGGCAATTGACTCCTTTGGGAACCGCTCCAATGTGAGCCAGTTCTACCCGCTCAAGGTCAAGACCTGGGCAGAGCCATATACTAAGCCTGCGCCCTTTTCTGACTCCTGCAAACTCATCCTGGACTTTCCCGAGGATGAGAAGCCCGATGTTTTCATCTACACCCTGTCCGGCGCCTTGGTCAAGAGGTTCCCACGGGTTGAGGCAAAAGAGGTTTTCTGGAACGGCAGAAACGAGCAGGGCAGAGAGCTTGGCGATGGTGTCTATTTAGTTATGGTTCAGGGCAAGAACTTCAAGAAGATAGGCAAGATTGCCCGGGTCCACACGAGGCGATAG